A single window of Anas acuta chromosome 31, bAnaAcu1.1, whole genome shotgun sequence DNA harbors:
- the LOC137846216 gene encoding butyrophilin subfamily 1 member A1-like isoform X2, with product MGQDVVLPCHLSPQRDARTLEVRWIRKEFSETVHHYCNGEDLYGEQMGAYVRRTELVRDGLSAGRLDLRITGLRTSDDGLYVCTVEDAHAYKEAIVELEVSATGTDPHLSLGGYEAGGVRVLCRSASWYPLPQLLWRDARGQHLPSVSQTHSQDQEGLFEIEGAIIVTGSVEGPLSCVVRSSRLQQEWESSLHIAAPLFHNAQPWMVALALVLVLLAVSIGLGVYLFRKQVQQAAEIEEKAERLEEQAAELAWRRCLLPHNRVKVTLDPRTAHPQLVVSQDNSSVRWEREWQQVSEIPERFDNWRCVLGHAEFREGRHGWLVEVEGERLKDTWWAVGVARASVERKGYFKGSPEGGIWAVQYFHGNIMSLTSPPTDLPLSPVPTRIWVCLDCTQGQVSFINADNGVEIFTFTAASFNGESIRPWFLLWTQGIQLCLRDSTPQTPSPALGGSCPSPDTPASPLLHPAGAAQE from the exons ATGGGGCAGGatgtcgtgctgccctgccacttgtCCCCTCAACGCGATGCTCGCACCTTGGAGGTCAGGTGGATCCGGAAAGAGTTCTCTGAGACAGTGCACCACTACTGCAATGGAGAGGACCTGTATGGGGAGCAGATGGGGGCATATGTCAGGAGGACAGAGTTGGTCAGAGATGGTCTCTCTGCTGGAAGGCTGGACTTGCGAATCACAGGGCTGAGAACCTCTGATGATGGCCTGTACGTCTGCACTGTGGAAGATGCTCATGCTTATAAGGAAGCCATTGTGGAGCTGGAGGTGTCAG ccacaggcactgacccccacctctccctggggGGCTACGAAGCCGGGGGCGTCCGGGTGCTGTGTCGATCGGCCAGCTGGTACCCGCTgccgcagctgctgtggagggatgctcgcgggcagcacctgccctcgGTCTCCCAGACACATTCCCAGGACCAGGAGGGGCTCTTTGAAATTGAAGGCGCCATCATCGTGACCGGGAGCGTGGAGGGGCCCTTGTCCTGCGTGGTCAGGAGCAGCCGCCTCCAGCAGGAGTGGGAATCATCCCTGCACATCGCAG ctcccttGTTCCACAACGCCCAGCCCTGGATGGTGGCTCTGGCTCTGGTCCTCGTGCTTTTGGCTGTGTCCATTGGCCTCGGTGTTTATCTCTTTCGAAAGCAAG tgcaACAAGCTGCAGAGATAG aagaaaaagctgaaagactGG aggaacaagctgcagagctgg catggaGACGGTGTCTGCTGCCTCATAATAGAG TGAAGGTGACCCTGGATCCGCGCACGGCTCATCCCCAGCTTGTTGTGTCTCAGGACAACAGCAGTGTGAGATGGGAAAGGGAATGGCAGCAGGTGTCTGAAATACCGGAGAGATTTGACAACTGGCGCTGCGTGCTGGGCCATGCGGAATTCAGAGAGGGGAGGCACGGCTGgttggtggaggtggagggagaGCGGCTAAAGGATACTTggtgggctgtgggggtggccaGGGCTTCTGTGGAGAGGAAGGGGTATTTCAAAGGGAGCCCTGAAGGAGGGATCTGGGCTGTGCAGTACTTTCATGGAAATATCATGTCTCTCACATCTCCTCCCACTGACTtgcccctgtcccctgtccccacaagGATCTGGGTCTGTCTGGACTGTACCCAGGGGCAGGTGTCTTTCATCAACGCTGACAATGGGGTCGAGATCTTCActttcacagcagcctccttcaATGGGGAGAGCATCCGCCCCTGGTTCCTGTTGTGGACTCAGGGTATTCAGCTGTGCCTGAGGgacagcaccccccagaccccgtccccagccctggggggctcctgcccttctccagacactcctgcatcacctctccttcatcctgcaggagcagcacaggaatgA
- the LOC137846169 gene encoding butyrophilin subfamily 1 member A1-like gives MGLPWGCSQPSFTGHARDFVTFLITLLLLRLGSAQLRVEGPGHPVTATVGQDVVLPCHLSPQRDARTLDVRWIRKEFSETVHHYRNGEDLYWEQMGAYAGRTELARDGLSAGSLDLRIMGLRPSDDGQYICTVEDADAYAETIVDLEVSGWRGAEMLPEGPGTRYLGFLCDLGPLALCSPALWVLQQLEWFWAEATGTDPRLFLGGYEAGGVRVLCRSAGWYPLPQLLWRDARGQHLPFVSQTHSQDQEGLFEIEGAVIVTGSVEGPLSCVVRNSHLQQERESSLHIAAPFFHNAQPWKVALALVLVLLAVSIGLGVYLFRKQAFAFYSSQKGCKAGEVSFPKENSFGVFPWAYSPLTVHCFSLSFPVQQAAEIEEKAERLEEQAAELAWRRSVLPHNRVKVTLDPDTAHPLLVVSQDNKSVRLESERRQVPDTPERFDYWLCMLGREEFREGRHCWLVEGEQLKDSRWAVGVARASVERKGKINMSPEGGIWAVEYNNDHLKPLISSSTLVSLYPVPTRIWVCLNCTQGQVSFINADNGVKIFTFTAASFNGESIRPWFWVETEGIQLCLRDSTPQTLSPAPGASCPSPDTPASPLLDPAGEAQEGAAVGPGAALCSSLLLEESWDAASRGQAPCSPWALPCTRLLCWGTSPTGTHSC, from the exons CGCAGCTCAGAGTGGAGGGACCAGGCCACCCTGTCACTGCCACCGTGGGGCAGGatgtcgtgctgccctgccacttgtCCCCTCAACGCGATGCTCGCACCTTGGACGTCAGGTGGATCCGGAAAGAGTTCTCTGAGACAGTGCACCACTACCGCAATGGAGAGGACCTGTACTGGGAGCAGATGGGGGCATATGCTGGGAGGACAGAGTTGGCCAGAGATggtctctctgctggaagcctggaCTTGCGAATCATGGGGCTGAGACCCTCTGATGATGGCCAGTACATCTGCACTGTGGAAGATGCTGATGCTTATGCTGAAACCATTGTGGATCTGGAGGTGTCAG GATGGCGTGGTGCAGAGATGCTGCCTGAAGGTCCTGGAACTCGGTACCTGGGTTTTCTGTGTGATTTGGGGCCGCTGGCATtgtgcagccctgctctctggGTCCTGCAACAGCTGGAGTGGTTTTGGGCTGAGG ccacaGGCACTGACCCCCGCCTCTTCCTGGGGGGCTACGAGGCCGGGGGCGTCCGGGTGCTGTGTCGATCGGCCGGCTGGTACCCGCTgccgcagctgctgtggagggatgcTCGCGGGCAGCACCTGCCCTTCGTCTCCCAGACACATTCCCAGGACCAGGAGGGGCTCTTTGAAATTGAAGGCGCCGTCATCGTGACTGGGAGTGTGGAGGGGCCCTTGTCCTGCGTGGTCAGGaacagccacctccagcaggaACGGGAATCATCCCTGCACATCGCAG ctcccttcttccacaaCGCCCAGCCCTGGAAGGTGGCTCTGGCTCTGGTCCTCGTGCTTTTGGCTGTGTCCATTGGCCTCGGTGTTTATCTCTTTCGAAAGCAAG cttttgctttttatagcaGCCAAAAAGGATGCAAAGCTGGGGAAGTCTCCTTCCCCAAGGAGAATTCATTTGGTGTCTTCCCATGGGCATACTCCCCTCTGACCGtacattgcttttctctttcttttccagtacaACAAGCTGCAGAGATAG aagaaaaagctgaaagactGG aggaacaagctgcagagctgg catggagaaggtCTGTCCTGCCTCATAATAGAG TGAAGGTGACCCTGGATCCGGACACGGCTCATCCCCTGCTTGTTGTGTCTCAGGACAACAAGAGTGTGAGATTGGAAAGTGAAAGGCGGCAGGTTCCTGACACACCAGAGAGATTTGACTATTGGTTGTGCATGCTGGGCCGTGAGGAGTTCAGAGAGGGGAGGCACTGCTGGTTGGTGGAGGGAGAGCAGCTAAAGGATTCACGGTGGGCAGTGGGGGTGGCCAGGGCTTCTgtggagaggaaggggaagatcAACATGAGCCCTGAAGGAGGGATCTGGGCGGTGGAGTACAATAATGATCATCTCAAGCCTCTCATATCTTCTTCCACTCTTGTGTCCTTGTACCCTGTCCCCACGAGGATCTGGGTCTGTCTGAACTGTACCCAGGGGCAGGTGTCTTTTATCAATGCTGACAATGGGGTCAAGATCTTCActttcacagcagcctccttcaATGGGGAAAGCATCCGCCCCTGGTTCTGGGTAGAGACAGAGGGAATTCAGCTGTGCCTGAGGgacagcaccccccagaccctctccccagccccaggggcctcctgcccttctccagacACTCCTGCATCACCTCTGCTTGATCCTGCAGGAGAAGCACAGGAAGGAGCGGCagtggggccaggggctgccctgtgttcctccctgctgctggaggagagctgggatgctgcaagcaGGGGACAGGCCCcttgcagcccctgggctctgccctgcacgcggctcctgtgctggggcacaaGCCCTACTGGTACCCACAGCTGTTAA
- the LOC137846216 gene encoding butyrophilin subfamily 1 member A1-like isoform X1: protein MGLPWGCGQPSFTIHARDLLTSLVTLLLLRLGSAQLRVVGPRHPVTATMGQDVVLPCHLSPQRDARTLEVRWIRKEFSETVHHYCNGEDLYGEQMGAYVRRTELVRDGLSAGRLDLRITGLRTSDDGLYVCTVEDAHAYKEAIVELEVSATGTDPHLSLGGYEAGGVRVLCRSASWYPLPQLLWRDARGQHLPSVSQTHSQDQEGLFEIEGAIIVTGSVEGPLSCVVRSSRLQQEWESSLHIAAPLFHNAQPWMVALALVLVLLAVSIGLGVYLFRKQVQQAAEIEEKAERLEEQAAELAWRRCLLPHNRVKVTLDPRTAHPQLVVSQDNSSVRWEREWQQVSEIPERFDNWRCVLGHAEFREGRHGWLVEVEGERLKDTWWAVGVARASVERKGYFKGSPEGGIWAVQYFHGNIMSLTSPPTDLPLSPVPTRIWVCLDCTQGQVSFINADNGVEIFTFTAASFNGESIRPWFLLWTQGIQLCLRDSTPQTPSPALGGSCPSPDTPASPLLHPAGAAQE, encoded by the exons atggggctcccctggggctgcgGCCAGCCCAGCTTCACCATCCATGCCAGGGATCTCCTGACTTCCCTTGTCACTCTGCTTCTCCTCCGGCTGGGCTCAG CGCAGCTCAGAGTGGTAGGACCAAGACACCCCGTCACTGCCACCATGGGGCAGGatgtcgtgctgccctgccacttgtCCCCTCAACGCGATGCTCGCACCTTGGAGGTCAGGTGGATCCGGAAAGAGTTCTCTGAGACAGTGCACCACTACTGCAATGGAGAGGACCTGTATGGGGAGCAGATGGGGGCATATGTCAGGAGGACAGAGTTGGTCAGAGATGGTCTCTCTGCTGGAAGGCTGGACTTGCGAATCACAGGGCTGAGAACCTCTGATGATGGCCTGTACGTCTGCACTGTGGAAGATGCTCATGCTTATAAGGAAGCCATTGTGGAGCTGGAGGTGTCAG ccacaggcactgacccccacctctccctggggGGCTACGAAGCCGGGGGCGTCCGGGTGCTGTGTCGATCGGCCAGCTGGTACCCGCTgccgcagctgctgtggagggatgctcgcgggcagcacctgccctcgGTCTCCCAGACACATTCCCAGGACCAGGAGGGGCTCTTTGAAATTGAAGGCGCCATCATCGTGACCGGGAGCGTGGAGGGGCCCTTGTCCTGCGTGGTCAGGAGCAGCCGCCTCCAGCAGGAGTGGGAATCATCCCTGCACATCGCAG ctcccttGTTCCACAACGCCCAGCCCTGGATGGTGGCTCTGGCTCTGGTCCTCGTGCTTTTGGCTGTGTCCATTGGCCTCGGTGTTTATCTCTTTCGAAAGCAAG tgcaACAAGCTGCAGAGATAG aagaaaaagctgaaagactGG aggaacaagctgcagagctgg catggaGACGGTGTCTGCTGCCTCATAATAGAG TGAAGGTGACCCTGGATCCGCGCACGGCTCATCCCCAGCTTGTTGTGTCTCAGGACAACAGCAGTGTGAGATGGGAAAGGGAATGGCAGCAGGTGTCTGAAATACCGGAGAGATTTGACAACTGGCGCTGCGTGCTGGGCCATGCGGAATTCAGAGAGGGGAGGCACGGCTGgttggtggaggtggagggagaGCGGCTAAAGGATACTTggtgggctgtgggggtggccaGGGCTTCTGTGGAGAGGAAGGGGTATTTCAAAGGGAGCCCTGAAGGAGGGATCTGGGCTGTGCAGTACTTTCATGGAAATATCATGTCTCTCACATCTCCTCCCACTGACTtgcccctgtcccctgtccccacaagGATCTGGGTCTGTCTGGACTGTACCCAGGGGCAGGTGTCTTTCATCAACGCTGACAATGGGGTCGAGATCTTCActttcacagcagcctccttcaATGGGGAGAGCATCCGCCCCTGGTTCCTGTTGTGGACTCAGGGTATTCAGCTGTGCCTGAGGgacagcaccccccagaccccgtccccagccctggggggctcctgcccttctccagacactcctgcatcacctctccttcatcctgcaggagcagcacaggaatgA
- the LOC137846168 gene encoding HLA class II histocompatibility antigen, DM beta chain-like — MEDSDCRNDIVPTNPEFVWDTLLQMNAYKTIGPDGIHPRSILHEDVPVQTQVLIIPVETGNARAPVCLSCHIWGFCPPEVTVIWLHNGDIVEPDDYNPISAIPNDDWSYQTLVAPVAGDTYTCSVQHVSLQEPLLEDWSPGLMPEVTILVVVATVLMVLGLGLFLTGVYRFRVRPPALGYTPLPGDNYPAGNGVPI, encoded by the exons ATGGAGGACAGTGACTGTAGGAATGATATAGTCCCAACAAACCCCGAATTTGTGTGGGATACGCTGCTCCAGATGAATGCATATAAGACTATAgggcctgatgggattcatcccaga AGCATTCTGCATGAGGACGTTCCAGTGCAGACCCAAGTCCTCATCATCCCCGTGGAGACGGGGAATGCCCGTGCGCCCGTCTGCCTCAGCTGCCACATCTGGGGCTTCTGCCCCCCCGAGGTGACCGTCATCTGGCTCCACAATGGGGACATCGTGGAGCCCGACGACTACAACCCCATCTCCGCCATCCCCAACGACGACTGGAGCTACCAGACGCTGGTGGCCCCGGTGGCAGGCGACACCTACACGTGCTCGGTGCAGCATGTCAGCCTGCAGGAGCCTCTCCTGGAGGACTGGA GTCCTGGACTGATGCCGGAGGTGACGATACTGGTGGTGGTGGCCACtgtgctgatggtgctgggACTTGGCTTATTTCTCACGGGCGTCTACCGCTTCAGGGTCAGGCCTCCTGCCCTGG GTTACACTCCCCTCCCTGGAGACAACTACCCCGCAGGTAATGGTGTCCCCATCTGA